TGGTTCGCGGCATCTCCAGTGCCCCGGCGCGCCGGGGTCGCGTCGTCTTCTCGCGTCTGCGTCGAAGTCGCATCGCTCCCTCTCTCTCGGTCGGGAAGGGGGCTGGCGTGCAACTACCCGGCCACGCGCGGCTCAACCTGCTAGCGTCCCGCCGCGTTGTTAGGGAACCCTAATAGGAGGCGCGGTGTGGAGTTGAAGCGACTTGCGGCGTTGGCGGTCACGGCGGCGCTCGGCGCCGGGGCGGCGGCCGGCGTCGCGGCCTGCGGGGACGAGGAGCGCGAGGGCACCGTCGAGATCCAGGGCGGGACCACCGGCACCACGGGCACGACCGGCACGACCGGCACGACGGGCACGACCGGCACCGCGCCGTCAACGGTCCCCACGCTCGACGACCCCGCCACGGTCGACGAGGCGCCGCCGGAGACCACGCCGACCTCGCCGTAGCGGTGTCGAGGGCCGCCGGCCCCATGGAGGTCTGGGCCGCGCGGGCCTGGAACGTCTTCAACGAGGGTCGGCCGTTCACGCTGGTCTACCCGCTGCTCGTGCTGGCCGCGGCGTCGCCGCTCGGGCTCGCTCCCGACGGCAGCCTGGCCCTCGGCCTGGCCGGCGCGCTCGCGCTCGCCGCCGTCCTCTCGCGCTTCCCGTTCCCGCTGCGCGGACGGGCGCTGCTGTGGCTCGCCGCCGCGGCGTCGGCGCCGCTGCTGGAGCCGTGGCGCGCGCCCGGGCTGCTCCTGGGCGCGCTCGCCGGCTACGCCTTCTTCACCGTCCTCTTCTGGGGCACGCTCTACTACCGCCTGCGCACGGGCGCGCCCTGGACGAACTTCCTGCGCTTCTGGCGGCTCGTGCTCACCAACTCCGACCCCACGAGCGGCAACGCGCTGGAGCAGGTGCCCAAGATCGTGATGACGCTGTCCGCGGGCACGCTGCTGGCGGAGGAGCCCGGGGCGGGCGCCGCGCTGCGGATCGTCGCCGCGGCCGTGCTGGCCGCGGCGCTGGGCACGCTCGCCTGGCGCGCCTTCGCGGCCTCCCGGCTGCCCCGCTACCCGCTGGAGCCCGCAGCCGTGACCGGCGGCGGGGCGCTCGCGCGCAGGGTCTACGTGATCGTGGTGGACGGCTGCAACCGCTCGCGCCTCTGGCAGGCGGACGCGCCCGCGCTGGACCGGCTCGCTGGCGAGGGCACCGAGTACCTCGCCGTGGACACCGCCTACCCCGCGCGCACGGTGGTCTGCTTCTCCTCGATGCTCACGGGCGCGCCGCCGCACGAGCACGGCATGCGCTCGAACTTCGCGCCCCGCCTCGGCGTGCGCGTGGAGTCCGTCTTCGACGTGCTCGAGCGCCACGGCCGGCGCGGGCGGCTGGTGGGCATCGCGCACCTGCTCGATCCCTTCGGCGACGACGTCGTGCGCTCGGTCACCTCCGTGCAGCCCACGGAGGAGATCGACCGCTCGCTCGTGGCCGCCGCCCGCGAGGTGGTGGAGGCCGAGGACCCGGACCTGCTCGTTCTGCAGCTGCTGGCAGCCGACCAGCTCGGCCACGTGCGCGGCACCCGCAACGCGGAGTACCTCGGCCAGCTGGCCGAGACCGACCGCCACGTGGGCGACTTCCTCGCCTGGCTCGGCGAGCGCGGCAAGCTCGATCAAGCCACGGTGGTCCTCATGGCCGACCACGGCCAGGGCCGCGGGATCGGCGGCCATGGGCACATGGACTGGGGCGAGACGCCGGTGCCGTTCGTGGTCTGGGGCGAGGGAGCGGTGCCCGGCGCGCTCAGCCACCGCCCGCGCTCCGTGCTCGAGCTGGCCGTCACCATCAGCGAGCTGCTCGGGGTCGAGCCGCCGGCAGCGGCCCGCGGCGGGCCGCTGGTGCCCGTGCTCGACCCCGATGTCGGCGCGCCCGATCGCGCCGGCGAACGCTGCCTGGCGATCATCCCCGCGAAGGACGAGGCGGCGGTGATCGGCGACGTGCTGGCGGGCATCCCGGACGAGGCGTGCGGCCTTCCCGTGGACGTGCTCGTCATCGACGACGGCTCGCGTGACGGGACCGGTGAGATCGCCCGCGACGCCGGAGCGCGGGTGGTCGAGCACCCGCTGCCGCGGGGCCTGGGCGCGTCGGTGCGGGTGGGGCTGGAGCTGGCCCGCGACGAGGGCTATGTGGCCGCCGTCTACCTCGACGGCGACGGCGAGTACGACCCGGGCGAGCTCTCAAGTGTGCTCGAGCCCGTCGCGCGCGGGCGCGCGGAGTACGTGCTGGGCTCGCGCTTCCTCGGCCATCGGCGAGGGATGGCCTGGCACCGCACGCTGGCCAACCGCGCCACCACGTCCCTGCTGGGCACGCTCATGCGCACGGTGCTCACCGACGGCCAGACGGGTTACCGCGCCTTCGGCCGCGAGGCGCTGGCGGCCGCCCGCATCCGCCATGACTACAACTACGCCCAGGTGCTCACGCTCTCGCTCTGGGGCGCGGGCATCGATCCGGTGGAGGTGCCGATCTCCTACCGGCGCCGCACGACCGGCACGAGCTTCGTGCGCTACGGCGAGTACCTGCGGCGCGTGCTGCCGGCGCTCCTGGCGGAGTGGCGAGTGGCGCGGCGCGAGCGTCAGGTGGCCGCCGTGCGGCGGTCGCGCAGCAGCTCCCAGGCCACGACCGCGGCCAGCGCCACGCCCACCGCGCCGGCCCAGACGTAGGGCCAGGCCGAGCCGCCGAACAGCGGGAAGGCGTCCACCAGCGGGCCCCATGGGGCATCCGGCAGCGGCCCCACCAGCCCGCCGCCGTCGCTGCGCACGTCGATCCAGACCCACGCCGACGCCGCCACGCCCACGAGCGCCAGCGCCGCGCCTGCTCGCGGCGCGTGCCGCAGTCCCCAGGCCACGAGCGGGGTGGCGAAGACGAGCCCGGTGAGGATGTGGCGCCCCGGGAACCAGAAGCCGAACATCGTGGGGGCGAGGAACGCGCCCACCACGAGTGCCGCGCCCAGCACGGCGGCGCACAGCGCGGCGGTGGACTCGGCGCGCCGGTGCGATGGCAGCACGGCCGCCAGCCGTTCCCGGCCGGCCCGCAACAACAGCCACAGCCCGGCGAACGCCAGCAGGAACACCGGCGCCCAGCGCAGGAGACCGTAGTCGCGGTCCGCGAACAGCGCCACGAGCCGGTAGGAGCGCTCGAGGTAGCCGAGCGGGGTGGTGGCGTCCGTGGCGGTCTCGCCGTCCACGTCCGCCGCATACGGGGTGAGGCCGCCATACAGGGCCTGGTTCACCCCGACGTAGAACGCCACGCTGAAGAGCGCCACCTCCACGCCCCCGAAGGCCAGCAGCCCGCGCTGGTGGCGGCGAAGGGCGCGCGCGGCGAACAGCCCGATCAGTAGCGCCGCGGGCACGTACTTCGTCCCGAGCCACGGCATCACGCCGAGCAGGGCGAAGCAGCCGAACGCGTCCGCGCGGCCGGGGCGCTCCTCCAGGCGCAGGGCGAGCAGGGCCGCGCCCGCGAGCCCCGCCGCGGCGGCGAGCTCCGGGTACACGGCGCTGCCGTAGGCCACGAACGGCGGTGAGAGGCCCAGCGCGAGCGCCGCTCCCAGTGCCCATGGATCCGGCACTGCGCGCAGCGCCAGCAGGTAGCCGAGTGCCACCGCCAGCGCGGCGAGCGCGGCCAGGAACAGCTCCACCCCCTTCGCGCCGCCGATGGCCAGCGCCGGAGCGATCAGGATCGGGAAGCCCACCCCGTGCGGCTCGTTGAGCCGCCCGTCGGTGAGCTGGCCGTGCGGGTCGAGGACGTAGGGGTAGAAGTCGTCGTACTCGCGCGCCCGGTAGTCGTCGAGCAGGTCCACGTCGCCGTCCTGCAGAAGCGACGTGGCCGTGAGCAGGTAGTGCGGCTCGTCGCCGCCGTAGTCGGAGCTCCCGAAGGAGTCCAGCCCGATCGTGGACGCGTAGGCCGCGA
The Thermoleophilaceae bacterium DNA segment above includes these coding regions:
- a CDS encoding alkaline phosphatase family protein, with product MEVWAARAWNVFNEGRPFTLVYPLLVLAAASPLGLAPDGSLALGLAGALALAAVLSRFPFPLRGRALLWLAAAASAPLLEPWRAPGLLLGALAGYAFFTVLFWGTLYYRLRTGAPWTNFLRFWRLVLTNSDPTSGNALEQVPKIVMTLSAGTLLAEEPGAGAALRIVAAAVLAAALGTLAWRAFAASRLPRYPLEPAAVTGGGALARRVYVIVVDGCNRSRLWQADAPALDRLAGEGTEYLAVDTAYPARTVVCFSSMLTGAPPHEHGMRSNFAPRLGVRVESVFDVLERHGRRGRLVGIAHLLDPFGDDVVRSVTSVQPTEEIDRSLVAAAREVVEAEDPDLLVLQLLAADQLGHVRGTRNAEYLGQLAETDRHVGDFLAWLGERGKLDQATVVLMADHGQGRGIGGHGHMDWGETPVPFVVWGEGAVPGALSHRPRSVLELAVTISELLGVEPPAAARGGPLVPVLDPDVGAPDRAGERCLAIIPAKDEAAVIGDVLAGIPDEACGLPVDVLVIDDGSRDGTGEIARDAGARVVEHPLPRGLGASVRVGLELARDEGYVAAVYLDGDGEYDPGELSSVLEPVARGRAEYVLGSRFLGHRRGMAWHRTLANRATTSLLGTLMRTVLTDGQTGYRAFGREALAAARIRHDYNYAQVLTLSLWGAGIDPVEVPISYRRRTTGTSFVRYGEYLRRVLPALLAEWRVARRERQVAAVRRSRSSSQATTAASATPTAPAQT